One part of the Verrucomicrobiota bacterium genome encodes these proteins:
- a CDS encoding type II secretion system protein produces the protein MKTQREIDGGFTLVEIMMVVAIIALLMAIAIPNFARAREVSNENRFINNLRVIGDAFDMYTADYGGYPPDGFPASWNNLDGMRPYLTRVKWTENTPIGGTWDWDNSQTFGMAGARVTGITVHSPPQTSNTGRQTLVEIDRKFDNGDITTGVFIQRNNGSGYIYVLANE, from the coding sequence ATGAAAACTCAAAGAGAGATCGATGGGGGTTTTACCCTTGTCGAGATTATGATGGTCGTCGCGATCATCGCATTATTAATGGCAATAGCCATTCCAAACTTCGCACGGGCGAGGGAAGTAAGTAACGAAAACCGGTTTATCAATAATTTACGTGTTATTGGTGATGCCTTTGATATGTATACCGCAGATTATGGAGGGTATCCTCCTGACGGATTTCCGGCCTCGTGGAATAACCTTGATGGTATGAGGCCGTATTTGACACGGGTAAAGTGGACGGAGAATACTCCTATTGGTGGTACTTGGGATTGGGATAATAGTCAGACCTTTGGGATGGCAGGTGCTAGAGTCACAGGCATAACTGTGCATAGCCCTCCCCAAACATCAAACACTGGGCGGCAAACATTAGTGGAAATTGACAGGAAATTTGATAACGGGGATATCACAACTGGGGTATTTATCCAGAGGAACAATGGATCGGGTTATATCTACGTTCTGGCCAATGAATAA